The Vibrio kanaloae genome has a window encoding:
- a CDS encoding SPOR domain-containing protein: protein MASKFQSRLVGTIILVAIGVIVLPDVLDGKKLHYKEEFASIPIKPELDSNVEVFEVLDPVEDQIALPDSPVEQVVESGSTDNSNTQTTSSSNSKEADKVAVVVKPVPEKNEYQDSAWIIQLMALKNADNAKNVVKDLQKRGYQAHTKQENSFTRVIIGPDVSKSKLERQMKELEKITGSKGQLLKFKPLNP from the coding sequence ATGGCAAGTAAATTCCAAAGCCGATTAGTCGGTACCATCATTTTAGTGGCTATTGGCGTGATTGTATTGCCCGATGTGCTAGATGGTAAGAAGCTCCACTATAAAGAAGAGTTTGCAAGCATTCCAATTAAGCCTGAGCTTGATAGTAATGTTGAGGTTTTTGAAGTACTCGATCCTGTTGAAGATCAGATAGCGCTACCGGACTCTCCGGTTGAGCAAGTGGTTGAAAGTGGTAGTACTGACAATTCAAACACGCAAACCACGTCTTCTTCCAATAGTAAAGAAGCAGACAAAGTGGCAGTAGTGGTTAAGCCAGTACCGGAAAAAAATGAATACCAAGACAGTGCTTGGATTATTCAATTGATGGCTTTAAAAAATGCTGACAACGCCAAAAATGTTGTTAAGGATTTACAAAAGCGCGGCTACCAGGCTCACACCAAGCAAGAAAATAGTTTTACGCGAGTAATTATTGGCCCGGATGTCTCTAAATCCAAACTTGAGCGACAAATGAAGGAATTAGAGAAAATTACGGGTTCAAAAGGTCAGTTGCTCAAATTTAAACCGTTAAATCCATAA
- a CDS encoding FimV/HubP family polar landmark protein gives MFQIFKPWLMPLAVIIATQIPVVRADSIRVVGPNGQIQSAPTFSEPLQRVQPLSASNGTSEPSRFYGPTRGSETLWSIASKLRPDNSVSVQQTLLAIYRLNPQAFENQNIHSLLPASNLRVPSLEQARASSTQQAVNIMTSHLAKLDAPVAKPVAPKTKPAQAPTRPDVSDKNAASAKQVSAAKAPTNPSSPTDSTSPTKEMNELEKTLELSETELLSLEEKNHQLRLMLSNVQSEVDVLKTELSDEDRIRSEVEKLLAEERKKNAEIEKMAPTATEQLLSNGWLVAALASIPGLLLGLIIVMLLGRRSKNDEQQQTTQEQPIQPEPSSVAPISLGEEMSDLDNELSLDDELFDTEDDATKLFDDQALAEEDDVFAGLDESDLDFNLDGEDDDPFASIGENGDLDTNFDDLDLDSNTGISVNGEEKALGLEEMERALDKTAESSLDSDDEDFDLADDNAMSADEVESLLSQESETEDLGANELDQSLLDDLFALDDEDDGSFDIDALISEEQSDSPSNNSTPATDDFDIDALISEQQSDAKPADLSNDEFDIDTLISEQQTAEPSAPSVEEDIDDIFAQVAAQKGETNAPSNLDNDDEVAANLSSGLASDDDIENILSQFDKPIEDEEAQDSVDLLDEQLAGDDVDLSNSTDLLDEMLEGESDDESESEPLGFDALSELEELSGISADDDLNIAEDSTETLDELIGDSDGDDFELDADSTDLLDDFLDSELLADDASTDEAGEKETESLDPFDDLLTSGIEGELASEEQAFDKELEAAFDFDKANEEPIKGSSVETTQSTSEPSEVEPAQAAEVSETSQPEPVSDEPLDLEPTQASSELEPESDDVTPQNDEAFNRDDFIDDLFGVAPATDALLDDSLETTDEALIDELMTPDDSGMLEANEAQVEESIEQVSERDQTPSSDIQEALPEDTASPVEENDELDIESLLSENSDVEDPAFTELEQEALEPKATYTQDSHEEIAPSSENQTSPSSLSDVSEDEEETVEDWLAESIDDVESPSNIDSDFDFEPKIQGSDEFEDVVESLPEPEPEPEPEPEPEPEPEPEPEPVRAANMPKIIPNEFGVPEDDDWLIEDETPAPEAETTPEPAVEPQLDAEPQPTAEPQAEATPQTEATPQVEVAPQVEVAPQTEATPQVEVAPQTEVAEQASEEEFSFDDFDLPEFGEEEALAEAGVETTPEPVAPAVEPQLDAETEPTAEPQAEATPQAEVTPQVEVAPQTEVAEQASEEEFSFDDFELPEFGEEDALAEVASEPDEAQLEQDLSDGNEKFEFDDLELPEYDEESAKADSVLDDIEHSSAEPVAEETGIEFDELDLPEYGEDEAISDAFAEKPTPLTSFSPQGEEQDALHDLFSNPQSFDYADALSDVESSEASFTQPDESLNASSEPGSTPKAVQDEPLEDFDETALAELLSEDVQTTVDNMFDKPLDTTSIDSAGLDIDAMLEVGGEDWKGFNLAPEQQSSMHKNVPDDQQEIWASAEQQAEPKVKEENWGQQDNLTESGRGRDKPYMTIDELMAQVEQEGEEATNPDDEELKLDVGLNEFPDVIGDIGNFDVDSNAEAAGKLDLAKIYIEMSDSQGAIKLLEEAIVDGSDDIRREAKNIIDKLNGR, from the coding sequence ATGTTTCAAATTTTTAAGCCTTGGTTAATGCCTTTGGCCGTTATCATTGCGACTCAGATTCCCGTTGTTCGTGCAGATTCCATTCGAGTTGTAGGGCCTAATGGTCAGATACAATCAGCGCCTACTTTTTCCGAACCTCTGCAAAGAGTGCAGCCGCTTAGCGCCTCCAATGGTACTAGTGAGCCCTCACGTTTCTATGGTCCAACTCGTGGTTCAGAGACGCTGTGGTCTATCGCCTCAAAATTACGTCCGGATAACTCCGTGTCAGTCCAACAAACCCTGTTGGCGATTTATCGCTTAAACCCTCAAGCATTTGAAAACCAGAATATCCATAGCCTGTTGCCTGCGAGCAACTTACGAGTGCCTTCTTTAGAGCAAGCTCGTGCCAGCTCAACGCAGCAAGCGGTCAACATCATGACTTCGCACCTTGCCAAGCTTGATGCTCCAGTGGCTAAGCCTGTAGCGCCAAAAACAAAACCAGCGCAAGCGCCAACTCGACCTGATGTAAGTGATAAAAATGCGGCTTCAGCAAAGCAAGTAAGTGCAGCTAAAGCGCCTACAAATCCATCTTCTCCAACTGATTCAACGTCTCCAACCAAGGAGATGAACGAATTAGAAAAGACACTAGAACTTTCAGAAACAGAGTTACTGTCATTGGAAGAGAAAAATCATCAGCTTCGTTTAATGCTGTCGAACGTGCAGTCTGAAGTGGATGTGCTTAAAACGGAACTAAGCGACGAAGACCGTATCCGCAGCGAAGTTGAGAAGCTGCTTGCTGAAGAGCGTAAAAAGAACGCCGAAATCGAAAAAATGGCACCGACTGCTACAGAACAGTTGTTATCTAATGGCTGGCTAGTGGCAGCACTTGCGAGTATTCCAGGCCTTTTACTTGGCCTTATTATTGTGATGCTGTTGGGACGCCGATCTAAAAACGATGAACAGCAGCAAACGACGCAAGAACAACCTATTCAACCTGAACCAAGCAGTGTGGCTCCTATCTCTTTAGGCGAAGAGATGAGCGATCTTGATAATGAGCTGTCTTTGGATGATGAACTTTTTGATACTGAAGACGACGCTACCAAGCTATTTGACGATCAAGCATTGGCTGAAGAAGACGATGTATTTGCAGGCTTAGATGAATCCGATCTTGATTTTAATCTTGATGGTGAAGACGATGACCCGTTTGCAAGTATCGGTGAAAACGGTGATTTAGACACCAACTTCGACGATCTGGACTTAGACAGTAACACCGGCATCAGTGTTAATGGTGAAGAAAAGGCGCTTGGTCTGGAAGAAATGGAACGCGCTCTGGATAAAACAGCGGAAAGTTCTCTTGATTCTGATGACGAGGACTTTGACCTTGCGGATGATAACGCGATGTCTGCTGATGAGGTTGAATCCCTACTATCTCAAGAGTCTGAGACTGAAGACTTAGGAGCGAATGAGCTAGATCAGTCTCTATTAGATGATCTGTTCGCGCTTGATGACGAAGACGATGGTAGTTTCGATATCGATGCTTTGATTTCGGAAGAGCAAAGTGACTCGCCTTCTAATAACAGCACCCCAGCAACCGATGATTTTGACATTGATGCGCTTATTTCAGAGCAACAGAGCGATGCCAAGCCTGCTGACTTGAGCAATGACGAGTTCGATATCGATACTTTGATTTCCGAACAGCAAACCGCTGAACCTTCGGCTCCTAGTGTCGAAGAGGATATTGATGATATTTTTGCTCAGGTTGCCGCTCAGAAAGGTGAAACGAATGCTCCCTCTAACCTTGATAATGACGATGAGGTTGCCGCTAACCTAAGCAGTGGTTTGGCGTCTGATGATGATATCGAAAACATCCTATCTCAGTTTGATAAGCCAATTGAAGATGAAGAAGCTCAAGACAGCGTTGATCTGCTCGATGAGCAATTGGCAGGTGATGACGTAGATCTAAGTAATTCGACCGATCTTCTTGATGAAATGTTGGAAGGTGAATCGGATGATGAGTCTGAAAGCGAACCTTTAGGGTTTGACGCTTTGTCTGAACTTGAAGAGCTTTCTGGCATATCGGCGGACGATGACCTAAACATTGCGGAAGATAGCACGGAAACCTTAGATGAGCTGATCGGTGATTCTGACGGTGATGACTTCGAACTCGATGCAGATAGCACTGATTTGCTTGATGATTTCCTTGATAGCGAATTGCTAGCCGATGATGCATCAACAGATGAAGCGGGCGAGAAGGAGACTGAATCTTTAGATCCGTTTGATGATCTACTAACAAGCGGTATTGAAGGTGAATTAGCATCGGAAGAGCAAGCGTTTGATAAAGAACTAGAGGCGGCCTTTGACTTTGACAAAGCCAATGAGGAGCCGATCAAAGGGTCAAGCGTTGAGACGACTCAGTCAACATCGGAGCCTTCTGAAGTTGAGCCAGCGCAAGCTGCTGAGGTGAGTGAAACATCACAACCTGAACCAGTTAGTGATGAGCCGTTAGATTTGGAACCGACGCAAGCCAGCTCAGAACTTGAGCCAGAGAGCGATGATGTTACGCCACAAAACGATGAAGCCTTTAATCGTGATGACTTCATCGATGATCTCTTTGGTGTAGCGCCAGCAACAGATGCTCTGCTTGATGATTCATTAGAAACCACAGACGAAGCGTTGATTGATGAGTTAATGACGCCTGATGACAGTGGCATGTTGGAAGCGAATGAAGCGCAAGTTGAAGAGTCAATCGAACAGGTTTCTGAACGAGATCAAACTCCAAGTTCGGATATTCAAGAAGCACTTCCGGAAGATACCGCATCGCCTGTTGAAGAAAATGACGAACTGGATATTGAGTCGCTGTTATCTGAAAATTCTGATGTTGAAGACCCCGCTTTCACTGAATTAGAGCAAGAAGCGCTTGAGCCGAAAGCAACATATACACAAGACAGTCACGAAGAAATCGCGCCTAGCTCTGAAAACCAAACTTCACCATCGTCACTGAGTGATGTCTCAGAAGACGAAGAAGAGACAGTTGAAGATTGGTTAGCAGAATCGATCGACGATGTTGAGTCGCCATCGAACATCGACTCTGATTTTGACTTTGAACCGAAAATTCAAGGTAGCGATGAATTTGAGGATGTTGTTGAATCCTTGCCAGAGCCAGAGCCAGAGCCAGAGCCAGAGCCAGAGCCAGAGCCAGAGCCAGAGCCAGAGCCAGAGCCAGTTCGTGCAGCAAATATGCCAAAGATCATTCCAAATGAATTCGGCGTACCAGAAGATGACGATTGGCTGATTGAAGATGAGACGCCTGCACCAGAGGCAGAAACAACACCAGAACCAGCTGTTGAACCTCAATTAGACGCTGAACCGCAACCAACAGCTGAGCCGCAAGCTGAAGCGACACCACAAACCGAAGCTACACCACAAGTTGAGGTTGCACCACAAGTTGAGGTTGCACCACAAACCGAAGCTACACCACAAGTTGAGGTTGCACCACAAACTGAAGTGGCGGAGCAAGCAAGTGAAGAAGAATTTTCATTTGATGATTTCGATCTGCCAGAGTTTGGTGAAGAAGAGGCACTAGCGGAAGCTGGTGTTGAAACAACACCAGAACCAGTCGCGCCCGCTGTTGAACCTCAACTAGACGCTGAGACGGAACCAACAGCTGAGCCGCAAGCTGAAGCGACACCGCAAGCCGAAGTTACACCACAAGTTGAGGTTGCACCACAAACTGAAGTGGCGGAGCAAGCAAGTGAAGAAGAATTTTCATTTGATGATTTCGAACTGCCAGAGTTTGGTGAAGAAGACGCATTAGCAGAAGTGGCTAGCGAACCGGATGAAGCACAGTTAGAGCAAGATCTCTCTGATGGTAACGAGAAGTTTGAGTTTGATGACCTTGAGCTGCCTGAATACGATGAAGAGAGCGCAAAAGCCGATTCTGTTTTAGACGATATTGAACACAGCAGCGCTGAGCCTGTAGCGGAAGAGACAGGTATAGAGTTCGATGAATTGGATTTACCAGAATATGGTGAAGATGAAGCAATCTCTGATGCGTTTGCTGAGAAACCAACACCGCTAACTTCTTTCAGCCCACAAGGCGAAGAGCAAGATGCGTTGCATGATTTGTTCTCAAACCCGCAAAGCTTTGATTATGCTGATGCTCTCTCGGACGTTGAAAGCTCAGAGGCTAGCTTTACACAACCAGATGAATCACTGAACGCGTCTTCAGAGCCAGGCTCAACGCCAAAGGCGGTTCAAGATGAACCATTAGAAGACTTTGATGAGACTGCTTTGGCAGAGTTACTTTCAGAAGATGTTCAAACCACTGTCGATAATATGTTTGACAAACCATTGGATACAACGTCGATTGATAGTGCAGGTCTAGATATTGATGCGATGCTTGAAGTGGGTGGCGAAGATTGGAAGGGGTTTAACTTAGCGCCAGAGCAACAATCGAGCATGCATAAGAATGTTCCTGATGATCAACAAGAGATTTGGGCATCGGCAGAGCAACAAGCTGAACCTAAAGTTAAAGAAGAGAATTGGGGACAACAAGACAACTTAACCGAATCAGGCAGAGGTCGTGATAAGCCATACATGACGATTGATGAACTGATGGCTCAAGTAGAGCAAGAAGGTGAAGAGGCCACTAATCCAGACGATGAAGAATTGAAGCTGGATGTTGGTCTAAATGAGTTCCCTGATGTTATCGGTGACATAGGCAATTTTGATGTTGATAGCAATGCAGAAGCTGCAGGTAAACTCGATTTAGCTAAAATCTACATTGAGATGAGTGACTCGCAAGGCGCGATTAAGCTTCTAGAAGAAGCTATTGTTGACGGAAGCGATGATATTCGTCGCGAGGCCAAGAATATCATCGATAAATTAAACGGTCGGTAA
- a CDS encoding aspartate-semialdehyde dehydrogenase, whose amino-acid sequence MSQEFNIAILGATGAVGETILEVLKERKFPVGEMHLLASERSEGKTSRFNGKTIQVQNVEDFDWSQVHIAFFSAGSELSERWAPIAADEGVVVIDNTSRFRYEYDVPLVVPEVNPEAIAEFRNRNIIANPNCSTIQMVVALKPIHDEVGLERINVSTYQSVSGAGKPGIDELAGQTAKLLNGMPADKSAFSQQIAFNCIPQIDEFTENGYTREEMKMVWETQKIFADSSITVNPTCVRVPVFYGHAESLHIETRAPIAAEQVVQLLENTEGVEVFQALDFPTQVRDAGGKDHVMVGRIRNDISHHSGVNMWVVADNVRKGAATNAVQIAEVLIRDYF is encoded by the coding sequence ATGAGCCAAGAATTTAATATTGCTATTTTGGGTGCGACTGGTGCGGTTGGTGAAACCATTCTTGAAGTACTTAAAGAGCGTAAATTCCCTGTCGGTGAAATGCACTTACTAGCAAGTGAACGTAGTGAAGGCAAAACTTCCCGTTTTAACGGCAAAACAATACAAGTACAAAACGTAGAAGACTTCGATTGGTCTCAAGTACATATTGCGTTTTTCTCTGCAGGTAGCGAGCTTTCAGAACGTTGGGCTCCAATCGCGGCTGACGAAGGTGTGGTGGTTATCGATAACACATCACGTTTCCGTTACGAATATGATGTTCCTCTGGTTGTGCCAGAAGTTAACCCTGAAGCGATTGCTGAGTTCCGTAACCGCAACATCATCGCGAACCCTAACTGTTCTACTATCCAAATGGTTGTAGCACTTAAACCAATTCACGATGAAGTGGGCCTTGAGCGTATTAACGTTTCAACTTATCAATCTGTATCTGGTGCGGGTAAGCCGGGGATCGATGAGCTAGCGGGTCAAACGGCTAAGCTTCTTAACGGCATGCCAGCGGACAAGTCAGCGTTCTCACAGCAGATCGCCTTCAACTGTATTCCTCAAATCGATGAATTTACAGAGAACGGCTACACGCGTGAAGAGATGAAGATGGTTTGGGAAACTCAAAAAATCTTTGCTGACTCTTCAATCACGGTGAACCCTACGTGTGTTCGCGTACCTGTATTCTACGGTCACGCTGAATCTCTACATATTGAAACTCGCGCTCCAATTGCTGCAGAGCAAGTGGTTCAGCTTCTTGAGAACACAGAAGGCGTTGAAGTATTTCAAGCGTTAGACTTCCCAACTCAAGTTCGTGATGCGGGTGGTAAAGATCACGTAATGGTTGGCCGTATTCGCAACGACATCAGCCATCACAGCGGCGTAAACATGTGGGTGGTTGCTGATAACGTTCGTAAAGGCGCAGCGACAAACGCAGTGCAAATCGCTGAAGTTCTGATTCGCGATTACTTCTAA
- the accD gene encoding acetyl-CoA carboxylase, carboxyltransferase subunit beta, whose protein sequence is MSWLEKILEKSNIVTSRKASIPEGVWTKCTSCEQVLYHAELERNLEVCPKCDHHMRMKARRRLDTFLDKGERVELGADLEPQDKLKFKDSKRYKERISVAQKNSGETDALVAMKGELLGLPIVACAFEFSFMGGSMGSVVGARFVKAVDAAIENNCGLVCFSASGGARMQEALMSLMQMAKTSAALERLSAKGLPFVSVMTDPTMGGVSASLAMLGDINIGEPKALIGFAGRRVIEQTVREDLPEGFQRSEFLLDHGAIDMIVDRREMRQRVASLVGKMTNQPSPLVVSVNDSPNEATYEVPEAPEKG, encoded by the coding sequence ATGAGTTGGCTTGAAAAGATTTTAGAAAAAAGCAACATCGTAACATCTCGTAAAGCGTCTATCCCTGAGGGTGTTTGGACTAAATGTACTTCTTGTGAGCAAGTGCTTTACCATGCTGAACTAGAGCGTAACCTAGAAGTATGTCCAAAATGTGATCATCACATGCGCATGAAAGCACGTCGCCGTCTGGATACATTCCTAGATAAAGGTGAACGTGTTGAACTAGGTGCTGATCTTGAACCACAAGACAAACTGAAGTTTAAAGACTCTAAGCGTTACAAAGAACGTATCTCTGTTGCTCAGAAGAACAGTGGAGAGACAGATGCATTAGTAGCAATGAAAGGCGAACTGCTTGGTTTACCTATCGTAGCGTGTGCTTTTGAATTCTCATTCATGGGCGGCTCTATGGGTTCCGTTGTTGGTGCTCGTTTTGTGAAAGCGGTCGATGCTGCTATTGAAAACAATTGTGGTTTAGTTTGTTTCTCTGCAAGTGGTGGTGCGCGTATGCAAGAGGCGCTTATGTCTCTAATGCAAATGGCGAAAACCAGTGCAGCGCTAGAGCGTTTATCTGCGAAAGGTTTGCCGTTTGTTTCCGTAATGACTGACCCAACAATGGGTGGTGTTTCTGCGAGTCTAGCAATGCTAGGTGACATCAATATCGGTGAGCCAAAAGCATTGATCGGTTTCGCTGGACGTCGTGTAATCGAACAAACGGTACGTGAAGATCTTCCTGAAGGTTTCCAACGTAGTGAATTTCTACTAGACCACGGTGCTATCGATATGATCGTTGACCGTCGTGAGATGCGTCAGCGTGTAGCTAGCCTAGTTGGAAAAATGACCAACCAGCCTTCACCATTGGTAGTTTCTGTGAACGATTCACCGAATGAAGCTACTTATGAAGTACCAGAAGCGCCAGAAAAAGGGTAA
- the truA gene encoding tRNA pseudouridine(38-40) synthase TruA yields the protein MKIALGIEYNGTHYFGWQRQRDVKSVQEELEKALSVVANHPVEVMCAGRTDAGVHGTGQVVHFETNVDRKMVAWTMGANANMPKDIAVRWAAEVNEDFHARFSATARRYRYIIFNHALRPGILNSGVSHYHGHLDEKKMHEAGQYLLGENDFTSFRATHCQSRSPWRNMIHLNVTRHGHYIVIDIKANAFVHHMVRNITGSLIAVGKGEQKPEWIQWLLEAKDRKVAGATAKAEGLYLVDVDYPEHFELPREPIGPLFLPDNLN from the coding sequence ATGAAAATTGCTTTAGGTATTGAATATAACGGTACCCACTACTTTGGTTGGCAGCGCCAACGAGACGTGAAAAGTGTCCAAGAAGAATTGGAAAAGGCTCTTTCAGTTGTCGCGAATCACCCTGTAGAAGTTATGTGCGCAGGTCGTACAGATGCCGGTGTTCACGGTACGGGACAAGTCGTTCACTTTGAAACTAATGTCGATCGTAAAATGGTGGCATGGACAATGGGCGCGAATGCTAACATGCCAAAAGATATTGCGGTTCGTTGGGCGGCAGAAGTGAATGAGGATTTCCATGCTCGTTTCTCGGCTACTGCGCGCCGTTACCGATACATTATCTTTAACCATGCACTACGCCCAGGTATTTTGAATTCAGGTGTGAGCCATTATCATGGTCATCTTGATGAGAAAAAAATGCACGAAGCGGGTCAGTACTTACTTGGTGAGAATGACTTTACTTCGTTTAGAGCAACACATTGTCAATCTCGTAGTCCATGGAGAAACATGATTCACTTGAACGTGACTCGTCATGGACACTACATTGTGATCGATATTAAAGCGAATGCGTTTGTTCACCACATGGTGAGGAATATTACTGGTAGCCTTATTGCCGTAGGTAAAGGTGAGCAGAAACCAGAGTGGATCCAGTGGCTTTTAGAAGCTAAAGATCGAAAAGTAGCCGGCGCAACTGCAAAAGCGGAAGGTTTGTACCTGGTTGATGTTGATTATCCTGAACATTTTGAGTTACCACGAGAGCCGATTGGCCCTCTTTTCTTACCAGATAATTTGAACTAA
- the folC gene encoding bifunctional tetrahydrofolate synthase/dihydrofolate synthase: MSQQPVPQATSSLEMWLDYLSNIHTSAIDLGLDRIQAVASKVNLTKPAQHVITVAGTNGKGSTCALMEAILLDAGYSVGVYSSPHLIRYNERVRINGQDLSDEKIVQSFDFIEKERGEISLSFFEYGTLAALRAFQTEAVDVVLLEVGLGGRLDATNIVDHDVSVITSLAVDHVDWLGDDINVIGFEKAGIYRSGKPAICGQPKPPATVAAHADDIKAEFYQVGIQYTYDVDGDIWNWRSGAFQLEALPIPGLPLPNAATALMALGTSKLSISDINITNGLKSAQLPGRMQQVSDQPVIVLDVAHNPHSAEYFAQQVIQKYAGKNLHVVVAMLHDKDIPATLEVLAPVAAHWYPASLQGPRAATAAELCESLPEGVEQHSNPVAAFEAALASVQGDDVVLVVGSFHTVGEVLEHWQKKGN, translated from the coding sequence ATGAGTCAACAACCTGTTCCTCAAGCCACATCCTCTTTGGAGATGTGGCTTGATTATTTATCAAACATCCACACAAGCGCTATTGATCTTGGGTTAGACCGAATTCAGGCCGTCGCTTCTAAAGTAAACCTCACCAAACCTGCTCAACACGTGATTACCGTTGCTGGAACCAATGGCAAAGGCTCAACGTGTGCCCTGATGGAAGCCATTCTATTAGATGCTGGTTACTCCGTTGGTGTCTACAGTTCCCCTCACTTAATCCGCTATAACGAACGTGTTCGTATCAACGGGCAAGATCTATCCGATGAAAAAATCGTGCAGTCATTCGATTTTATTGAAAAAGAGCGTGGCGAAATCAGCCTTAGTTTTTTCGAGTACGGCACCTTAGCCGCGTTACGCGCATTTCAAACGGAAGCGGTAGATGTCGTGTTATTGGAAGTGGGATTAGGCGGTCGTTTAGATGCAACGAATATCGTTGATCATGATGTGTCTGTGATTACCAGTTTGGCTGTCGACCATGTTGATTGGCTTGGTGACGACATCAATGTGATTGGCTTTGAGAAAGCGGGTATTTATCGTAGTGGTAAGCCTGCTATCTGTGGACAGCCTAAGCCACCCGCTACAGTTGCTGCACATGCAGACGATATAAAAGCTGAATTTTACCAAGTGGGTATTCAATACACCTATGATGTTGACGGTGATATTTGGAACTGGCGCAGTGGTGCATTCCAACTAGAAGCTTTACCAATTCCAGGTTTACCGTTACCTAATGCAGCAACCGCATTGATGGCATTGGGAACTTCAAAATTGAGCATTAGTGACATAAATATCACCAATGGCCTAAAGAGCGCACAGCTTCCCGGACGTATGCAGCAAGTCAGCGATCAACCTGTGATTGTGCTTGATGTGGCACATAATCCACATTCGGCTGAGTATTTTGCACAACAAGTTATTCAAAAGTATGCCGGAAAAAATTTACACGTTGTAGTCGCCATGCTTCATGACAAAGATATTCCCGCAACATTGGAAGTATTAGCACCAGTTGCAGCACATTGGTATCCAGCTTCACTACAAGGCCCTCGTGCGGCAACCGCTGCCGAATTGTGTGAAAGCCTACCTGAAGGCGTAGAACAGCATTCAAACCCTGTTGCAGCGTTTGAAGCGGCTTTAGCTTCTGTCCAAGGTGATGATGTTGTGTTGGTGGTCGGTTCTTTCCATACTGTGGGTGAAGTGCTGGAGCATTGGCAGAAAAAAGGAAACTAA